Proteins encoded by one window of Phaenicophaeus curvirostris isolate KB17595 unplaced genomic scaffold, BPBGC_Pcur_1.0 scaffold_44, whole genome shotgun sequence:
- the LOC138733902 gene encoding class II histocompatibility antigen, B-L beta chain-like, with protein sequence MAGSPEGASAVPRQSPGPEHPEEQTDGRPRARASAWRRVMLPSCAAHWAALGLPVAPLGSTGAECGWLGGAGTSAFCAGSTMGAAGVLGAGAVLVALVARRAEGEGAAAPHPSSAPTGFFQHQQKSKCYFTNGTEQVRFVERYIYNREQLVHFDSNVGVFVADTPLGEPSAKSWNSQEDKLQYKRAAVDRFCRHNYEVAKDSVVDRRVQPQVEIHPVQSGSLPQPDRLVCAVTDFYPAEIEVKWFKNGQEEVEGVVSTDVMQNGDWTYQVLVMLESIPQRGDTYTCQVEHASLQRPVTQAWELQADGARSKMLTGVGGFVLGFVFLALGLVLYGRNKSS encoded by the exons ATGGCAGGGAGCCCCGAGGGCGCCTCAGCTGTTCCCAGGCAGAGCCCCGGCCCAGAGCACCCTGAGGAGCAGACAGACGGACGGCCGCGCGCCCGCGCCTCTGCCTGGAGACGAGTGATGCTGCCCAGCTGCGCTGCGCACTGGGCCGCGCTGGGACTGCCAGTGGCGCcactgggcagcactggggCAGAGTGCGGCTGGCTCGGGGGTGCCGGCACCTCTGCCTTCTGTGCCGGGAGCACCATGGGGGCTGCTggcgtgctgggagctggggccgtgctggtggcactggtggcGAGGAGAGCCGAG ggggaaggggcagcggctcctcaccccagctctgctccaacAGGCTTCTTCCAGCACCAGCAGAAATCCAAGTGCTACTTCACCAATGGCACCGAGCAGGTGAGGTTTGTGGAGAGATACATCTACAACCGGGAGCAGCTCGTGCACTTCGACAGCAATGTGGGGGTCTTCGTGGCCGACACCCCCCTGGGCGAGCCTTCAGCCAAATCCTGGAACAGCCAGGAGGACAAACTGCAGTATAAACGGGCTGCAGTGGACAGGTTCTGCCGACACAACTACGAGGTGGCAAAGGATTCTGTTGTGGATCGTCGAG tgcagccccaggtgGAAATCCACCCCGTGCAGTCgggctccctgccccagcccgaCAGGCTGGTTTGTGCCGTGACGGATTTCTACCCCGCCGAGATCGAGGTGAAGTGGTTCAAGAAcgggcaggaggaggtggagggcgTGGTGTCCACGGACGTGATGCAGAACGGAGACTGGACCTACCAGGTGCTGGTGATGCTGGAAAGCATCCCGCAGCGCGGGGACACCTACACGTGCCAGGTGGAGCACGCCAGCCTGCAGCGCCCCGTCACCCAGGCGTGGG AGCTGCAGGCGGACGGCGCCAGGAGCAAGATGCTgacgggggtggggggcttcGTGCTGGGCTTCGTCTTCCTGGCGCTGGGGCTCGTCCTCTACGGCCGCAACAAG aGCTCCTGA
- the LOC138733889 gene encoding class II histocompatibility antigen, B-L beta chain-like isoform X1, giving the protein MLPSCAAHWAALGLPVAPLGSTGAECVWLGGAGTSAFCAGSTMGAAGVLGAGAVLVALVALGAHGAAGEESRGFFEYQFITDCYFTNGTERVRFLERHIYNREQFVHFDSDVGVYMADTPLGEPVAKSWNSQEDILQYKRGQVDGYCRHNYKAWTPFTIDRRVQPQVEIHPVQSGSLPQPDRLVCAVTDFYPAEIEVKWFKNGHEEVEGVVSTDVMQNGDWTYQVLVMLESIPQHGETYTCQVEHASLQRPVTQAWELQADGARSKMLTGVGGFVLGFVFLALGLVLYGRNKSS; this is encoded by the exons ATGCTGCCCAGCTGCGCTGCGCACTGGGCCGCGCTGGGACTGCCAGTGGCGCcactgggcagcactggggCAGAGTGCGTCTGGCTCGGGGGTGCCGGCACCTCTGCCTTCTGTGCCGGGAGCACCATGGGGGCTGCTggcgtgctgggagctggggccgtgctggtggcactggtggcGCTGGGAGCCCACGGGGCTGCCGGCGAGGAGAGCCGAG GATTCTTCGAATACCAGTTTATAACCGACTGCTACTTCACCAACGGCACCGAGCGGGTGAGGTTTTTGGAGAGACACATCTACAACCGGGAGCAGTTCGTGCACTTCGACAGCGATGTGGGGGTCTACATGGCCGACACCCCCCTGGGCGAGCCTGTTGCCAAATCCTGGAACAGCCAGGAGGACATCCTGCAGTATAAACGGGGTCAGGTGGATGGGTACTGCCGACACAACTACAAGGCGTGGACTCCTTTCACCATTGATCGTCGAG tgcagccccaggtgGAAATTCACCCCGTGCAGTCgggctccctgccccagcccgaCAGGCTGGTTTGTGCCGTGACGGATTTCTACCCCGCCGAGATCGAGGTGAAGTGGTTCAAGAACGGGCACGAGGAGGTGGAGGGCGTGGTGTCCACGGACGTGATGCAGAACGGAGACTGGACCTACCAGGTGCTGGTGATGCTGGAAAGCATCCCACAGCATGGGGAGACCTACACGTGCCAGGTGGAGCACGCCAGCCTGCAGCGCCCCGTCACCCAGGCGTGGG AGCTGCAGGCGGACGGCGCCAGGAGCAAGATGCTgacgggggtggggggcttcGTGCTGGGCTTCGTCTTCCTGGCACTGGGGCTCGTCCTTTACGGCCGCAACAAG aGCTCCTGA
- the LOC138733889 gene encoding class II histocompatibility antigen, B-L beta chain-like isoform X2, with amino-acid sequence MLPSCAAHWAALGLPVAPLGSTGAECVWLGGAGTSAFCAGSTMGAAGVLGAGAVLVALVALGAHGAAGEESRGFFEYQFITDCYFTNGTERVRFLERHIYNREQFVHFDSDVGVYMADTPLGEPVAKSWNSQEDILQYKRGQVDGYCRHNYKAWTPFTIDRRVQPQVEIHPVQSGSLPQPDRLVCAVTDFYPAEIEVKWFKNGHEEVEGVVSTDVMQNGDWTYQVLVMLESIPQHGETYTCQVEHASLQRPVTQAWELQADGARSKMLTGVGGFVLGFVFLALGLVLYGRNKSS; translated from the exons ATGCTGCCCAGCTGCGCTGCGCACTGGGCCGCGCTGGGACTGCCAGTGGCGCcactgggcagcactggggCAGAGTGCGTCTGGCTCGGGGGTGCCGGCACCTCTGCCTTCTGTGCCGGGAGCACCATGGGGGCTGCTggcgtgctgggagctggggccgtgctggtggcactggtggcGCTGGGAGCCCACGGGGCTGCCGGCGAGGAGAGCCGAG GATTCTTCGAATACCAGTTTATAACCGACTGCTACTTCACCAACGGCACCGAGCGGGTGAGGTTTTTGGAGAGACACATCTACAACCGGGAGCAGTTCGTGCACTTCGACAGCGATGTGGGGGTCTACATGGCCGACACCCCCCTGGGCGAGCCTGTTGCCAAATCCTGGAACAGCCAGGAGGACATCCTGCAGTATAAACGGGGTCAGGTGGATGGGTACTGCCGACACAACTACAAGGCGTGGACTCCTTTCACCATTGATCGTCGAG tgcagccccaggtgGAAATTCACCCCGTGCAGTCgggctccctgccccagcccgaCAGGCTGGTTTGTGCCGTGACGGATTTCTACCCCGCCGAGATCGAGGTGAAGTGGTTCAAGAACGGGCACGAGGAGGTGGAGGGCGTGGTGTCCACGGACGTGATGCAGAACGGAGACTGGACCTACCAGGTGCTGGTGATGCTGGAAAGCATCCCACAGCATGGGGAGACCTACACGTGCCAGGTGGAGCACGCCAGCCTGCAGCGCCCCGTCACCCAGGCGTGGG AGCTGCAGGCGGACGGCGCCAGGAGCAAGATGCTgacgggggtggggggcttcGTGCTGGGCTTCGTCTTCCTGGCACTGGGGCTCGTCCTTTACGGCCGCAACAAG